A section of the Lepus europaeus isolate LE1 chromosome 10, mLepTim1.pri, whole genome shotgun sequence genome encodes:
- the SNU13 gene encoding NHP2-like protein 1 codes for MTEADVNPKAYPLADAHLTKKLLDLVQQSCNYKQLRKGANEATKTLNRGISEFIVMAADAEPLEIILHLPLLCEDKNVPYVFVRSKQALGRACGVSRPVIACSVTIKEGSQLKQQIQSIQQSIERLLV; via the exons ACTGAAGCTGATGTGAATCCAAAAGCCTACCCCCTTGCAGATGCCCACCtcaccaagaagctcctggacctgGTTCAGCAGTCGTGTAACTACAAGCAGCTTCGGAAAGGGGCCAACGAGG CCACCAAGACCCTCAACAGGGGCATCTCGGAGTTCATCGTGATGGCCGCAGACGCCGAGCCTCTGGAGATCATCTTGCATCTCCCGCTGCTGTGTGAGGACAAGAACGTGCCCTACGTGTTTGTGCGCTCCAAGCAGGCCCTGGGCCGGGCCTGTGGCGTCTCGAGGCCTGTCATCGCCTGTTCCGTCACCATCAAAGAGGGGTCACAACTGAAGCAGCAGATCCAGTCCATTCAGCAGTCCATCGAGAGGCTCTTGGTGTAA